The DNA segment GCCCCAGTAAAAGCGGTGTCCAGGGATGGCGGGTGGCGGGCGGCAGCGAGGCGGGCGACATGGGGTGGGGCAGCGGGGCGCGGTTCGGGTCGGTCACAGGCACATCCTAGCGGTGAGACGGGGCGAGAGAGATGAAGCGGGCAAAAATCGGAGCATCCTAACGCCTGTGCGAATAAGGCACGTCAGCCGAAGGATGGAGCGCGGTTTATTCCTGGCGTCCTGCTGTTCGTGCCACCCGATCTGCATCACCAGACGGCAGCGCCTGATACATCACATGCAGCCCTACCCGGCCCAGCGTGGGATGCGCGAAAGCTTCAGGGATGGTGGTCATGACCGCGAAGCCCAGCGATTGCCACAGGTGGACGGCGGCCCGGTTCGTCTCCACCACGGCGTTAAACTGCATACCCGAATATCCCTTTTCGCGTGCCCAGCGCACTGCCTCCTCGCCCAGCCTGCGCCCAATGCCCCGGCCCTGCGCCGCCGGGGCCACCATGAAACTGGCCGTGGCGATATGCGCCCCGCGGCCCGGACGGTTCGGTCCCATCCTGGCGCTGCCCAGCACAGTCCCCTCACTGTCCACTGCCATCACGCAGCGGCCCGGCGGCCCCTCCAGCCAAAGCCCGCCAATCTCGGCGTTGCTCAGGTCTTCGGGATAGGCGTAGGTTTCCCCGGCAGCGACGATGGCCTGGAAAATCGGCGCGAACTGGGGCAGATCGGCAGTGGTGGCCTTGCGGAGAATCACACCGCCAGCGTAACGGCAGCCGTGCCGGACTGGAATGTGCCGAACGGCTTAACCACACCCACCACGCGCTACACTCTGGCGTCACGCCCAGGCAGGCGCGAGGGAAGGCCCCGGAATCCATCCGGCCAGCCGAGAGGAGAG comes from the Deinococcus sp. AJ005 genome and includes:
- a CDS encoding GNAT family N-acetyltransferase — protein: MILRKATTADLPQFAPIFQAIVAAGETYAYPEDLSNAEIGGLWLEGPPGRCVMAVDSEGTVLGSARMGPNRPGRGAHIATASFMVAPAAQGRGIGRRLGEEAVRWAREKGYSGMQFNAVVETNRAAVHLWQSLGFAVMTTIPEAFAHPTLGRVGLHVMYQALPSGDADRVARTAGRQE